The Bombus fervidus isolate BK054 chromosome 3, iyBomFerv1, whole genome shotgun sequence genome includes a window with the following:
- the LOC139985821 gene encoding uncharacterized protein, with protein MTGNWIDWFENRSAKENKVAVGTASAGNTMRAVHNGGPCDSHESDSSRIIFQSTRKPRETSNLRNIISHFEKGRLSPLKKKREIDEYKQKNFVKRIVEIFEEKYKIYNDSKTAQEIQKSPEENKSNAAKLESWTERSRRFCNPFKNDSSRSNRNSTNVDEFDGSTLSSEDRIFDTWENNRLIRRRLRELENSKNSVKSKMILTAFGREAPGLELCSTFLPPSSDSSRSPNCLTRAELMRKNYSSDSMKSSDETSVDSYVHSSEETIFSSDYSLPTTSTLIESPRSDNSTLPETSHVDKSPKIIGAFLKKPIDVENTTIDWIPVTGKRLPRKRSLKKLLCSFTRGKLVKRFSSERNLSEESQEFQDVGYDERSCSSMSITSLVSVADVIRHQETTNSFESNRRSELKTFKSRNKSNEEKGEAFCDTYSSVDNQKGKQLVLTEVPREDVKLDLGPSYPPPSQTIRFLSHSVDKLVPRLPEHPCVPKIPENPFVTPTKMDSLEKFNSSYHTYYSNVSPPTIIKNDLYEVEFRRSCSDLSSSNVTNHYDVPRRFLSKSENEIPWMWKSKSNRKEEPIYDIPKSQSIERPRSNI; from the exons ATGACGGGAAATTGGATCGACTGGTTTGAGAATCGTTCGGCGAAGGAGAACAAAGTTGCAGTCGGTACTGCAAGCGCTGGAAATACGATGAGAGCTGTGCACAACGGCGGACCGTGCGACAGCCACGAGTCCGATAGTTCGCGgataatttttcaatcgaCGCGGAAACCTCGAGAAACGTCGAATTTGAGGAACATTATTTCCCATTTCGAAAAGGGTCGTCTCTCGCctttgaaaaagaagagagaaatcgACGAATACAAGCAGAAGAACTTTGTCAAGAGGATCGTCGAAATTTTCGAAGAGAAATACAAGATTTATAACGATTCGAAGACCGCGCAGGAGATTCAAAAAAGTCCGGAAGAAAATAAGTCGAACGCTGCTAAGCTGGAATCGTGGACGGAAAGATCCAGAAGATTCTGCAATCCTTTCAAAAACGATTCCTCTCGTTCGAACCGAAACAGTACGAACGTCGACGAATTTGACGGAAGCACCTTGTCATCCGAGGACAGAATTTTTGATACGTGGGAGAATAACAGACTTATTCGGAGAAGACTAAGAGAGttagaaaattcaaagaacTCGGTCAAATCAAAGATGATCTTGACTGCTTTCGGTCGCGAAGCTCCTGGTCTGGAACTCTGCTCGACTTTCTTGCCTCCTAGTTCCGATTCCTCGAGATCCCCTAATTGCCTCACAAGAGCAGAGCTGATGCGAAAAAATTACTCTTCCGACTCGATGAAGAGTTCCGACGAGACCAGCGTCGATTCCTACGTGCATTCATCGGAAGAAACTATTTTTTCATCCGACTACTCTCTTCCAACAACGAGTACCTTGATCGAGTCCCCGAGGAGCGATAATTCGACGTTGCCAGAAACTTCACACGTCGATAAATCTCCAAAGATAATCGGGGCATTTCTGAAGAAACCGATCGACGTCGAGAACACTACCATCGATTGGATACCTGTCACCGGAAAGAGGCTGCCGCGGAAAAGATCGCTCAAGAAGCTGCTCTGTTCGTTCACCAGAGGGAAGCTCGTCAAAAGGTTCTCGTCGGAAAGAAACCTGAGCGAGGAATCGCAAGAATTCCAAGATGTTGGATACGACGAGAGATCTTGTTCCTCTATGTCTATAACTTCTCTGGTTTCCGTGGCGGACGTGATACGTCATCAAGAAACCACCAACTCTTTCGAATCTAACAGAAGAAGCGAGCTGAAAACTTTCAAATCGAGGAACAaatcgaacgaagaaaagggCGAAGCTTTTTGCGATACGTATAGTTCTGTGGA TAACCAGAAGGGGAAACAGCTGGTTTTAACGGAGGTGCCACGCGAGGACGTGAAGCTGGATCTTGGCCCGTCCTATCCTCCCCCTTCCCAGACCATTCGATTCCTTTCGCATTCGGTCGACAAACTTGTACCCAGGCTACCGGAACATCCATGCGTACCAAAGATCCCGGAAAATCCGTTCGTTACCCCGACTAAGATGGACAGCTTGGAGAAATTTAACAGCTCTTATCACACGTATTACAGTAATGTCTCGCCACCGACGATCATTAAGAACGACCTGTACGAGGTGGAGTTTCGAAGAAGCTGCAGCGACCTTTCCTCGTCGAACGTGACCAACCACTACGACGTCCCCAGAAGATTCTTATCTAAATCCGAGAACGAAATACCATGGATGTGGAAGTCGAAGTCAAACAGGAAAGAGGAGCCAATTTACGACATTCCCAAGTCACAAAGTATCGAGAGACCTAGGTCCAACATTTAG